A window of Costertonia aggregata contains these coding sequences:
- a CDS encoding LytR/AlgR family response regulator transcription factor codes for MSYQCVIIDDEPLARELLKGYLEKIPDFELVASCPSAIDASGILSKNKVDLLFLDIEMPVLKGTDFFKNLVHKPEVIFTTAYRDYAVDGFELNALDYLLKPIFFERFFQAIQKFLKQVEKTEVSNSNNTITNTSDYLFVNKAKKQIKVVFDTILYAESLKDYIKIHFQEEEPLTVKESISAFEKRLDNRFIRLHRSYIVNSEKITAYTKNDVEIGRMEIPIGNNYKDNLLPFLKSI; via the coding sequence ATGAGTTACCAGTGTGTAATTATAGATGATGAACCATTGGCTAGGGAGTTACTTAAAGGCTACCTCGAAAAAATTCCAGATTTTGAACTCGTTGCTTCTTGCCCGAGCGCGATAGATGCAAGTGGAATTTTAAGCAAAAACAAGGTTGACCTTTTGTTTCTTGATATTGAAATGCCAGTACTAAAGGGCACAGATTTTTTTAAAAATCTGGTTCATAAACCCGAAGTAATTTTCACCACCGCTTATCGAGATTATGCAGTTGACGGTTTTGAACTCAACGCTTTGGATTATCTATTAAAACCGATTTTCTTTGAACGCTTCTTTCAGGCAATCCAGAAATTTTTAAAACAGGTAGAAAAGACTGAAGTGAGTAACTCAAATAATACTATCACCAATACAAGTGACTACCTCTTTGTAAACAAGGCCAAAAAACAGATTAAGGTTGTTTTTGATACTATTTTGTATGCCGAAAGTTTAAAAGATTACATTAAAATACACTTTCAAGAAGAAGAGCCCTTAACCGTAAAAGAAAGTATCTCCGCTTTTGAAAAGCGATTGGATAATCGGTTTATTCGTTTGCACCGTTCCTATATTGTGAACAGCGAAAAAATTACCGCCTACACCAAAAATGATGTTGAAATCGGAAGAATGGAAATCCCGATTGGAAACAATTACAAAGACAATCTACTCCCTTTTTTAAAATCGATTTAA
- a CDS encoding AraC family transcriptional regulator — MVRDLVHYVPGLAYILFVVFYFMIPSDEVIVARIQRGELYAVVDVLVGIGLTFNCAYWFLSLKQFLSFKNNLKNEFSYTIKTQFFFNFLIAVGVCLLVWAIMYFISLFGPETLEREARKFIWQGIAFIILFIAYYGMIAPELYRIQSLNLSQKYSQSKLNYGDLDILKTKLENIMIAKKPYLNNKLMKAELATMLGISNPELARLLNERIGMNFFDFVNYYRIKEFIALAKTAKAKELTFFGLAQEAGFNSKTTFNKSFKNLTGTVPSKYFGNGP; from the coding sequence ATGGTTAGGGATTTAGTTCATTATGTCCCGGGGTTGGCGTACATCTTATTTGTGGTCTTTTACTTTATGATACCTTCGGATGAAGTGATTGTCGCAAGAATACAAAGAGGGGAATTATATGCCGTAGTAGATGTTCTAGTAGGTATTGGGCTAACATTTAATTGTGCGTATTGGTTTTTGAGTTTAAAACAATTTTTAAGTTTTAAAAATAACCTTAAAAATGAGTTTAGCTATACCATAAAAACACAGTTCTTTTTCAATTTCTTGATTGCAGTAGGCGTTTGTCTTTTGGTTTGGGCTATAATGTATTTTATAAGTCTTTTCGGACCCGAAACCTTAGAGCGAGAAGCGCGTAAATTTATTTGGCAAGGCATAGCTTTTATAATTCTTTTTATAGCCTATTATGGGATGATTGCGCCAGAATTGTATCGTATTCAATCATTGAATCTTTCTCAAAAATACAGTCAGTCTAAATTGAATTATGGGGATTTAGATATCTTAAAAACAAAGCTTGAGAATATAATGATAGCAAAGAAGCCTTATTTGAACAATAAATTGATGAAGGCAGAACTGGCAACGATGCTTGGTATTAGCAATCCAGAATTAGCACGTCTTTTGAACGAACGTATAGGGATGAATTTCTTCGATTTTGTCAACTATTATAGGATAAAGGAGTTTATCGCACTGGCCAAAACAGCTAAAGCCAAAGAACTTACTTTTTTTGGTTTGGCACAAGAAGCGGGCTTTAACTCTAAGACCACCTTTAATAAGTCTTTTAAAAATTTAACGGGAACAGTGCCATCAAAATATTTTGGAAATGGCCCATAA
- a CDS encoding sulfite exporter TauE/SafE family protein: protein MEISLTSWLLAITAAFVVGVSKSGIKGIAIIIVTLMALAFGAKESTGLIVPLLIVGDVFAVIYYNRHTKWKYIFRFLPWMVLGVLLGVYIGKDMDEETFTYGMAIIILGSVLMMYWWDRKKSKKVPTHWAFAGSMGIMAGITTMIGNLAGAFSNIFFLAMRLPKNEFIGTAAWLFFIINIFKLPFHIYVWETITPQTLFIDLKLVPSILVGLFIGVRLVKIIKDDFYRKMILVLTALGAVLILFRQ from the coding sequence ATGGAAATCTCTTTAACATCTTGGCTACTTGCCATAACAGCGGCTTTTGTGGTGGGGGTATCCAAATCCGGGATAAAGGGAATCGCCATAATCATCGTAACCCTTATGGCCTTGGCCTTTGGAGCGAAAGAATCTACAGGGTTAATAGTCCCCCTTCTTATCGTAGGAGACGTTTTCGCGGTAATATATTACAATAGACATACAAAGTGGAAGTACATATTTAGATTTTTGCCATGGATGGTTCTTGGTGTTTTGCTCGGTGTTTATATCGGTAAAGATATGGATGAGGAAACCTTTACCTATGGTATGGCCATCATTATTTTAGGAAGTGTGCTCATGATGTATTGGTGGGATAGAAAAAAATCTAAAAAAGTACCCACACACTGGGCTTTTGCAGGATCTATGGGTATTATGGCAGGTATTACCACTATGATCGGAAACCTTGCAGGAGCCTTTAGCAATATTTTTTTCTTGGCAATGCGTTTGCCTAAAAATGAGTTTATAGGTACGGCTGCTTGGCTTTTTTTTATCATAAACATTTTTAAGCTCCCTTTTCATATATATGTATGGGAAACCATTACTCCACAAACCTTGTTCATTGATCTAAAACTGGTTCCGAGTATTTTAGTAGGCCTATTTATAGGTGTGCGGCTAGTAAAGATAATCAAGGATGATTTTTATCGAAAAATGATATTGGTTTTGACCGCTTTGGGTGCCGTATTGATTTTGTTCCGCCAATAA
- a CDS encoding sodium:solute symporter family protein, with amino-acid sequence MELSTLDYGFIIVFFSIVLGIGIYVSKKSGKNSSEFFLSGRTMPWWLLGLSMVATTFSTDTPNLVTDIVRTNGVSGNWVWWCFLITGMLTVFVYAKLWRKSNVNTDLEFYEMRYGGKPASFLRKFRAIYLGALFNIITMASVTLAAIKIGGIMLGLQPWETVVGAGLITVIFSALGGFKGVVYTDFLLFFVAMSGAIGAAYYLVNLPEVGGVSAMMSNELVSSKLNILPDFDNTQVLIMLFIIPIAVQWWSSWYPGAEPGGGGYIAQRMLAAKDENHAIGATFFFNIMHYALRPWPWILVALASLVVYPDIASIAAAFPNIEESKLGHDLAYSAMLTKLPSGLLGVVLASLIAAYMSTISTQLNWGSSYIVFDFYKRQINPKATEKQMVAVGRISTILLMILSALFALTLQNAFEVFDLLIQFGAGTGLVFILRWFWWRINAWSEITAMFASGIIVILLAKTPLGDFLFAVETGVFPEWANYPFIVVVTTAIWMAATLLTKPESDQTLRSFYRKTQPGGPGWSKVVKKAKIDNELIVDTNEGWSVPSGITAMLLGIILIYSIMFATGYWIYGRTTSAVILSVVALISGFLLIKTWNKMKGKLL; translated from the coding sequence ATGGAACTGAGTACCCTGGATTATGGCTTTATTATCGTATTCTTCTCTATTGTTCTTGGAATAGGTATCTACGTTTCAAAAAAATCGGGAAAAAACTCGTCCGAATTTTTTCTATCGGGCAGGACCATGCCTTGGTGGCTCTTGGGACTATCTATGGTAGCGACCACCTTTTCTACCGACACGCCCAATCTCGTAACCGATATTGTAAGGACCAACGGGGTTTCGGGGAATTGGGTTTGGTGGTGTTTTTTGATTACCGGCATGCTTACCGTTTTTGTATATGCCAAACTATGGCGAAAATCAAATGTAAATACGGATCTTGAGTTTTATGAAATGCGCTATGGTGGCAAACCTGCCAGTTTTTTAAGAAAATTCAGGGCAATTTATCTAGGAGCGTTGTTCAATATTATTACCATGGCATCGGTTACTTTGGCCGCTATAAAGATCGGGGGTATCATGCTTGGGCTTCAACCTTGGGAAACAGTTGTGGGAGCCGGTCTTATAACAGTAATCTTTAGTGCATTGGGAGGGTTCAAAGGTGTTGTATATACCGATTTTTTATTGTTTTTCGTAGCCATGTCCGGTGCAATAGGTGCAGCCTATTATTTGGTAAACCTACCCGAAGTGGGCGGGGTATCGGCCATGATGTCCAACGAACTGGTCTCGAGCAAACTGAACATTCTTCCGGATTTTGACAATACTCAAGTATTGATTATGCTATTTATTATTCCTATCGCCGTACAATGGTGGAGCTCATGGTACCCTGGTGCAGAACCGGGGGGAGGGGGGTATATTGCACAACGCATGTTGGCCGCAAAAGATGAAAACCATGCCATAGGGGCCACCTTTTTTTTCAATATCATGCATTATGCGCTACGCCCATGGCCCTGGATATTGGTCGCTTTGGCCTCTCTTGTGGTTTACCCGGATATCGCAAGTATTGCAGCGGCGTTCCCGAATATTGAGGAAAGTAAGTTAGGTCATGATTTGGCCTATTCGGCCATGTTGACCAAACTGCCCAGTGGATTGTTGGGTGTTGTTTTGGCTTCTTTGATCGCAGCGTACATGAGTACTATTTCTACCCAATTGAATTGGGGGTCTTCATACATTGTGTTCGATTTCTACAAACGACAGATCAATCCCAAAGCGACCGAAAAACAGATGGTTGCCGTAGGTAGAATATCAACAATATTACTAATGATACTCAGCGCATTGTTCGCTCTCACATTACAAAATGCTTTTGAGGTCTTTGATTTATTGATACAGTTTGGCGCAGGGACAGGTTTGGTTTTTATCTTACGTTGGTTTTGGTGGCGAATAAATGCATGGAGCGAAATTACCGCAATGTTCGCTTCGGGCATCATTGTTATTTTATTGGCCAAGACCCCTTTGGGAGATTTTCTCTTTGCCGTTGAAACCGGAGTTTTTCCCGAATGGGCAAATTACCCCTTTATCGTGGTAGTGACCACCGCTATCTGGATGGCGGCAACATTGCTCACAAAGCCAGAATCTGACCAAACATTACGCTCGTTTTATAGAAAAACCCAGCCAGGCGGTCCAGGTTGGTCAAAAGTGGTCAAAAAAGCAAAAATAGATAATGAATTGATAGTAGATACCAATGAAGGGTGGAGCGTGCCCTCGGGCATCACCGCAATGCTTTTGGGGATTATCTTAATATATTCCATCATGTTCGCAACCGGGTACTGGATATACGGGCGAACTACATCAGCTGTAATTTTAAGTGTCGTGGCATTGATATCAGGGTTTTTACTCATTAAAACTTGGAATAAAATGAAAGGAAAACTGTTATAG
- a CDS encoding acyltransferase family protein, with protein MGIKNRIASVDIFRGMTIVLMVLVNTPGTWANVYAPFLHAKWHGYTPTDLVFPFFLFIVGTSIVFSYNNKTTNSATYKKITVRSLKLIGLGLCLGAFTITFPFVKDWANIRFPGVLQRIGVVFFFASILFINFRWKTLLGIAIFLLVGYWLLMGYVPVEGVESTYDRAPNNLANWLDVKVFGTHNYKPDYDPEGLLSTIPSIASSLLGIFTGLILISKQRQKATILFGIGGVLLIIGHVWDLVFPINKALWTSSFVLVTAGWANIVLALIYFMTDVRKIQFGSLFKYVGANAIAVYFLSSFISKLMGQIKVGKTSLHGWLFQNIYVHDFMSVELSSLLYALTVVTFYVIVAYFLYKKKIFIKV; from the coding sequence ATGGGAATCAAAAACAGGATAGCATCCGTTGATATTTTCAGGGGCATGACCATTGTGCTCATGGTTTTGGTCAATACCCCTGGTACATGGGCCAATGTATATGCTCCTTTTTTGCACGCTAAATGGCACGGTTATACGCCCACTGATCTGGTTTTTCCCTTCTTTCTTTTTATTGTGGGGACATCTATTGTTTTTTCCTACAATAACAAAACCACAAATTCGGCTACCTACAAGAAAATTACGGTAAGGTCATTGAAATTAATTGGTCTTGGCCTTTGTTTGGGAGCATTTACGATTACGTTCCCGTTTGTAAAAGATTGGGCCAATATTCGTTTTCCCGGCGTATTGCAACGTATAGGAGTGGTATTTTTTTTCGCATCCATTTTATTTATCAATTTTAGATGGAAAACCCTTTTGGGCATTGCCATATTTCTTTTGGTCGGCTACTGGTTATTAATGGGTTATGTACCGGTTGAAGGAGTAGAGTCCACCTATGACAGGGCACCCAACAATTTGGCCAATTGGTTGGATGTAAAGGTCTTCGGAACACATAATTATAAACCAGATTATGACCCGGAAGGTTTGTTGAGCACCATTCCCTCTATCGCCAGCTCATTACTGGGTATTTTTACGGGTCTTATCCTTATCTCAAAACAAAGACAAAAAGCGACCATTCTTTTTGGTATTGGGGGCGTATTGTTGATAATAGGTCACGTATGGGATTTGGTATTCCCCATTAATAAAGCTTTATGGACGAGCAGTTTCGTGTTGGTTACCGCTGGCTGGGCCAATATTGTGCTCGCCCTTATTTATTTTATGACCGATGTTAGAAAAATACAGTTTGGGAGTCTGTTCAAATACGTTGGGGCAAATGCCATTGCCGTTTATTTTCTTTCAAGTTTCATCAGCAAACTCATGGGGCAGATAAAGGTGGGCAAAACCTCGTTGCATGGTTGGCTGTTTCAAAACATATATGTGCATGATTTTATGTCTGTGGAACTTTCGTCTCTTTTGTATGCCTTGACCGTGGTAACATTTTATGTAATAGTGGCATATTTCTTGTACAAAAAGAAGATATTCATAAAAGTTTAA
- a CDS encoding putative signal transducing protein, giving the protein MVDKNTYVKIYSGSQVQVILLKGLLEEKGIAVIEKNEQLSGTLAGFVGGTQTTISLSVQKSDEEKAKTIVTQFNAGKENV; this is encoded by the coding sequence ATGGTGGACAAGAATACTTATGTGAAAATATACAGCGGCAGTCAGGTGCAGGTAATTTTATTGAAAGGATTATTAGAGGAAAAGGGAATTGCCGTAATCGAAAAAAATGAACAACTTTCGGGTACCCTGGCAGGTTTTGTGGGAGGAACACAAACAACGATATCCCTATCGGTTCAAAAATCTGATGAGGAAAAGGCAAAAACCATCGTTACTCAATTCAATGCTGGGAAAGAAAACGTATAG
- a CDS encoding DUF2237 family protein, producing the protein MATALKPDMEKNPKNILGTNLQSCCFEPKTGFYRDGYCKTGEEDYGTHVVCAIMTNDFLEFTKSKGNDLSTPKPEWRFPGLKAGDKWCLCILRWLQAEKAGKAPKIVLEATHEKALEYTSLELLKSYEFVN; encoded by the coding sequence ATGGCAACGGCCCTTAAACCAGATATGGAAAAAAACCCGAAAAATATTCTAGGAACCAATTTACAATCGTGCTGCTTTGAACCAAAGACCGGTTTTTATAGGGATGGTTATTGCAAGACCGGGGAAGAAGATTACGGTACACATGTAGTTTGTGCCATTATGACCAATGATTTTTTGGAATTTACAAAATCTAAGGGCAACGACTTGTCTACCCCGAAGCCCGAGTGGCGCTTTCCGGGTCTAAAGGCAGGGGACAAATGGTGTTTGTGCATTCTACGTTGGCTACAGGCAGAAAAAGCGGGCAAGGCCCCAAAAATAGTTTTGGAGGCTACCCATGAAAAAGCTTTGGAATACACAAGTTTGGAATTGTTGAAGTCCTACGAGTTCGTAAACTAA
- a CDS encoding riboflavin synthase, which translates to MFTGIIETLGEITRLEKEKENLHITVQSQLAQELKIDQSVAHNGVCLTVVSVNDNNYTVTAIAETLEKTNLGELKVGEAINLERAMILGSRLDGHIVQGHVDQTGICTSVEEKDGSWFFSFEYDGSKGNPTIEKGSITIDGTSLTVVNSGENTFSVAIIPYTYEHTRFNTYKVGTTVNLEFDVIGKYVAKLMKSTFA; encoded by the coding sequence ATGTTTACAGGAATAATCGAAACTTTGGGGGAAATAACCAGATTGGAAAAGGAAAAGGAAAACCTACATATCACCGTACAATCCCAACTGGCCCAAGAACTAAAAATTGATCAAAGTGTTGCCCATAACGGTGTGTGCCTTACCGTTGTCTCTGTGAACGACAACAACTACACCGTTACCGCAATAGCCGAAACACTTGAAAAGACCAATTTGGGAGAACTAAAGGTTGGGGAGGCAATAAATTTGGAACGTGCCATGATTTTGGGCAGTCGGTTAGACGGGCATATCGTTCAAGGTCATGTAGACCAAACCGGTATTTGCACATCAGTAGAGGAGAAAGATGGTAGTTGGTTCTTTTCCTTTGAATATGATGGGTCAAAAGGGAACCCCACTATTGAGAAAGGTTCTATTACCATTGATGGTACTAGTTTGACCGTTGTAAATTCGGGAGAAAATACCTTTAGCGTAGCCATAATCCCCTACACCTATGAACATACACGATTTAATACTTACAAAGTAGGTACAACAGTTAACCTAGAGTTTGATGTTATAGGAAAATATGTGGCCAAGTTGATGAAAAGTACTTTTGCATAG
- the pdxA gene encoding 4-hydroxythreonine-4-phosphate dehydrogenase PdxA yields the protein MVLSAATKVKYMVQENEKIRLGISIGDLNGIGCEVALKTFQDNRMLDFCTPIIFASNKTISFQKNELELSINYNGVPDASKALSGKINVVNVWKEVPQIKFGEATKEAGDYAIKSLKAAVEALKKDEIDVLVTAPINKNNIQAEDFNFPGHTDYLVQELEGEGLMFMVTDTLKVGLLTDHVAVKDVANAITTKLVRSKIATIENSLKIDFAIRKPKIALLGINPHSGDNGVIGKEDDEILKPIISELSEAGHLIYGPYSADSFFGSDGYQKFDAILAAYHDQGLIPFKTLSFGKGVNFTAGLSKVRTSPDHGTAYEIAGQGKADHSSFKEAVFVALQIFKNRKEYKELSSNKLLRQRVRR from the coding sequence ATGGTTTTAAGTGCAGCTACAAAGGTAAAGTATATGGTGCAGGAAAACGAAAAAATACGATTGGGGATATCCATTGGAGATTTGAACGGGATTGGTTGCGAGGTGGCCCTCAAAACCTTTCAGGATAATCGCATGTTGGATTTTTGTACGCCTATAATCTTTGCTTCCAACAAAACAATTTCGTTTCAAAAGAATGAGCTTGAGCTCAGTATAAATTACAATGGTGTCCCAGATGCTTCCAAAGCATTGAGTGGAAAGATCAACGTGGTCAACGTATGGAAAGAAGTACCACAAATTAAATTTGGGGAAGCCACGAAAGAAGCAGGGGATTACGCCATAAAATCGCTGAAGGCCGCTGTTGAAGCTTTAAAAAAGGATGAGATAGATGTTTTGGTAACAGCACCCATCAATAAAAATAATATTCAGGCAGAAGATTTTAATTTTCCCGGTCATACAGATTATTTAGTTCAGGAACTTGAGGGTGAGGGCCTAATGTTCATGGTCACGGATACGTTAAAAGTTGGTTTATTGACCGATCATGTTGCCGTTAAGGATGTTGCCAATGCCATTACGACCAAATTGGTACGTAGTAAGATCGCTACCATCGAAAACTCATTAAAAATAGACTTTGCCATTAGAAAACCAAAAATAGCATTGCTGGGAATAAATCCACATAGCGGGGATAATGGGGTAATCGGCAAAGAGGATGATGAAATCCTGAAACCGATTATAAGCGAACTGTCCGAAGCGGGTCATTTGATATACGGGCCCTACTCCGCAGATAGCTTCTTTGGTTCGGACGGGTATCAAAAGTTTGATGCCATTCTTGCGGCCTATCATGACCAAGGTTTGATTCCGTTTAAGACCCTCTCTTTTGGAAAGGGGGTAAATTTTACGGCCGGCCTATCCAAAGTAAGGACTTCTCCCGATCACGGTACGGCCTATGAAATCGCCGGACAGGGAAAGGCAGATCATAGCTCGTTCAAAGAGGCCGTATTCGTTGCATTGCAAATTTTTAAGAACAGAAAAGAATACAAAGAGCTTTCCTCCAATAAGCTGCTCAGACAAAGGGTAAGGCGATAA
- a CDS encoding YceD family protein encodes MKQKEFVIPFSGLKQGKHKFTYSIDNTFFESFGYNEFNGAAVDLNIVLNKTSTMLELDMRAKGTVNVNCDVTNEPFDLKTESSLELVVKFGEEYNDEDDEILIIPHGSHQINVAQYVYEMVVLAVPQKRVHPGIADGTLQSEMLVKLEELEPKDTKKDKNITDPRWDALKQLKTDK; translated from the coding sequence ATGAAGCAAAAGGAGTTTGTTATTCCTTTCTCGGGGTTAAAGCAGGGAAAACACAAGTTTACATATAGTATTGACAATACGTTCTTTGAGTCTTTTGGTTATAACGAGTTTAACGGTGCAGCGGTAGACTTGAACATTGTCCTGAACAAAACAAGCACAATGTTAGAGCTTGATATGCGCGCTAAAGGTACCGTAAACGTTAATTGTGATGTTACCAACGAACCTTTTGATTTGAAAACCGAATCAAGTTTGGAATTAGTGGTAAAATTTGGTGAGGAGTATAATGACGAGGATGATGAAATTTTAATTATACCTCACGGATCACATCAAATAAATGTTGCCCAGTACGTTTATGAAATGGTTGTTTTGGCCGTTCCGCAAAAACGGGTACACCCAGGAATTGCCGATGGTACATTACAATCCGAAATGCTCGTAAAACTAGAAGAACTTGAACCTAAAGATACAAAGAAAGACAAAAATATTACGGATCCTCGATGGGATGCGTTAAAGCAGTTAAAAACGGACAAATAA
- the rpmF gene encoding 50S ribosomal protein L32: MAHPKRKISKTRRDKRRTHYKAVAPTLAKDTTTGETHLYHRAHWHEGKLYYKGQVLIDNTEEAEA, translated from the coding sequence ATGGCACATCCAAAGAGAAAAATTTCCAAAACAAGAAGAGATAAAAGAAGAACGCACTACAAAGCCGTTGCCCCTACCTTGGCAAAGGATACCACTACAGGCGAGACACATTTATATCATAGAGCTCACTGGCATGAAGGTAAATTGTACTATAAAGGACAGGTTTTGATCGATAATACCGAAGAGGCAGAAGCCTAG
- a CDS encoding beta-ketoacyl-ACP synthase III, whose amino-acid sequence MSKLTAAITAVGAYLPKFILTNKMLESMVETNDEWITARTGIKERRILKPEEGEGSSYMAIKAAEDLIKKRGLNPSEIDLVIVATATPDNLVASTAAFVASEIGATNAFAYDLLAACSSFLFGMSTVAGFIESGRYKKVLLIGADKMSSIIDYTDRTTCIIFGDGAGAVLFEPNRNGLGLQDEYLRSDGVGRKFLGMPAGGSMLPASEETVKNGDHYIFQDGKSVFKFAVSNMADVSAKIMERNDLGHEDVQWLVPHQANKRIIDATANRMGLDSSKVMMNIQKYGNTTSATLPLLLNDYEDQLKKGDNLVFAAFGGGFTWGSIYLKWAYNS is encoded by the coding sequence ATGAGCAAACTAACGGCAGCTATTACGGCTGTAGGGGCGTACCTGCCCAAATTTATTCTTACCAACAAAATGTTGGAATCAATGGTAGAAACCAATGATGAATGGATTACTGCACGTACAGGTATAAAAGAAAGGAGAATTCTAAAACCCGAAGAAGGCGAAGGAAGTTCTTACATGGCCATAAAAGCGGCAGAAGACCTTATTAAAAAAAGGGGGTTGAACCCATCTGAAATAGATTTGGTGATCGTTGCAACGGCAACACCGGATAATTTGGTCGCTTCAACAGCTGCATTCGTAGCTTCGGAAATTGGGGCTACTAACGCATTTGCCTATGATTTGTTGGCGGCATGCTCCAGCTTTCTTTTTGGAATGTCTACCGTTGCCGGTTTTATAGAAAGCGGGAGATATAAGAAGGTTCTCTTGATCGGGGCAGATAAAATGTCTTCCATCATAGATTATACCGATAGGACTACCTGTATTATTTTCGGGGATGGTGCCGGTGCTGTATTGTTTGAACCAAATAGGAATGGACTCGGCCTTCAGGATGAATATCTAAGATCGGACGGTGTTGGCAGAAAGTTTCTGGGAATGCCGGCAGGAGGGTCAATGTTGCCCGCTTCCGAGGAAACGGTTAAAAACGGGGACCATTATATTTTTCAGGATGGGAAATCGGTCTTTAAATTTGCGGTTTCCAACATGGCCGATGTTTCCGCAAAGATAATGGAGCGTAACGATCTTGGTCACGAAGACGTACAATGGCTGGTGCCTCACCAGGCCAATAAAAGAATAATTGATGCTACGGCCAACAGAATGGGACTGGATAGTTCAAAGGTGATGATGAACATACAAAAATACGGTAATACAACCTCTGCCACCTTACCACTTTTATTGAACGATTACGAAGACCAACTCAAAAAGGGAGATAATTTGGTATTTGCCGCTTTTGGCGGTGGATTTACCTGGGGTTCAATCTATCTAAAATGGGCCTATAATTCATAA
- the accB gene encoding acetyl-CoA carboxylase biotin carboxyl carrier protein, which yields MDIKEIQSLIKFVAKSGASEVKLEMEDIKITIRTGSSETAPETTFVQQIPMQNAPQQAAPVAPTAPAETTPPAAEANKAAEDDAKYITIKSPIIGTFYRKPSPDKPVFVEVGDTINTGDVLCVIEAMKLFNDIESEVSGKIVKVLVDDSSPVEFDQPLFLVDPS from the coding sequence ATGGATATTAAAGAAATTCAGAGCTTGATTAAATTTGTAGCCAAATCTGGCGCAAGTGAGGTAAAACTGGAGATGGAAGATATTAAGATTACCATCAGAACAGGAAGTTCGGAGACTGCTCCAGAAACCACCTTTGTACAGCAGATACCAATGCAAAATGCACCTCAACAGGCGGCACCTGTTGCACCGACCGCACCTGCCGAAACCACACCACCTGCTGCCGAAGCCAATAAAGCAGCAGAGGATGACGCTAAATATATTACCATAAAATCACCGATTATAGGCACATTTTACAGAAAACCTTCTCCGGATAAACCTGTCTTTGTCGAAGTGGGCGATACCATCAATACGGGAGATGTACTTTGTGTTATCGAGGCCATGAAATTATTCAACGATATTGAGTCTGAAGTTTCTGGAAAAATAGTTAAGGTATTAGTAGACGATTCTTCACCAGTGGAGTTTGATCAACCTTTATTTTTGGTAGATCCGTCATAA